In Plasmodium malariae genome assembly, chromosome: 11, the following proteins share a genomic window:
- the NCS6 gene encoding cytoplasmic tRNA 2-thiolation protein 1, putative produces MLCEECKDKNVCMVKPSNKAKLCKECFIECFEEEVHTTILKKNMFEENDKICIAVSGGKDSSVLAHVLVHIKKKYNYKWTLFLLAIDEGIKGYRDDSLKVVYKLEKLYNIPLKILKFEDIFLYTMDDVVNFIGKKNNCTVCGVFRRQAMEKGALLFNATKLVTGHNADDLAETILMNMCRGDIDKLAKNITSFNTPFFSPFSGNMAVHEKLNVQESSLNNINEDANEENGKTFTHCMDRICTEKEENTEGECIADGRTKKRCKGGVSGSSSIYRSNSSSCSHSSGRDTYANTAEEICEKRNDMRREESREEPIDKAPKKERIFFLPRLKPLMWSYEKEIVLYAFHLKLDYFSTECTYSPNSFRGNLRSFIKDIETVNPQFILNIIHSSEFFYIHTDKKKKKKLLQVCVKCGVYTSNQICKACLIVEGLKNYTDNSFLYGNKKNSKKRISIKYEGGEA; encoded by the coding sequence ATGCTGTGCGAGGAGTGCAAGGATAAAAATGTTTGTATGGTAAAACCATCGAACAAGGCAAAATTATGCAAGGAGTGTTTCATTGAGTGCTTTGAAGAGGAGGTTCATACaactattttgaaaaaaaatatgtttgaaGAAAATGACAAAATTTGCATTGCTGTGTCAGGTGGAAAAGATTCGAGCGTTTTAGCGCATGTActtgttcatataaaaaagaaatataattataaatggactttatttttgttagCTATTGATGAAGGGATTAAAGGATATCGTGATGACTCATTAAAAGTTGTgtataaattagaaaaactATACAATATaccattaaaaatattaaagttcgaagatatctttttatatactatGGATGATGTGGTAAATTTTAttggaaagaaaaataattgtacAGTATGTGGTGTCTTTAGAAGACAAGCCATGGAAAAAGGAGCATTACTTTTTAATGCTACCAAATTAGTAACAGGACATAATGCAGATGATTTGGCTGAAACTATATTAATGAACATGTGCAGGGGAGATATTGATAAGCTagctaaaaatataactagtTTTAacactccttttttttcaccTTTTAGTGGTAATATGGCTGTTCATGAAAAACTGAACGTACAGGAGAGTTCgttgaataatattaatgaggatgcaaatgaagaaaatggaaaaacaTTTACACATTGTATGGACAGAATATGTACAGAGAAAGAGGAAAATACTGAAGGAGAGTGCATTGCGGATGGTAGAACGAAAAAGCGTTGTAAAGGTGGTGTTAGCGGAAGTAGTAGCATATATAGAAGCAATAGTAGCAGCTGTAGTCACAGCAGCGGACGTGATACTTATGCAAACACGGCTGAAGAGATATGCGAAAAGAGGAACGATATGAGGAGAGAAGAATCGAGGGAGGAACCGATAGATAAAGCTCCTAAAAAGGAAAGGATTTTCTTTCTTCCGCGACTAAAACCACTAATGTGGTCATacgaaaaagaaattgtTTTGTATGCTTTTCATTTAAAGCTAGATTACTTTAGCACAGAATGCACTTACTCACCTAATTCTTTCCGAGGAAATTTGAGAAGCTTTATTAAGGATATCGAAACTGTTAATCCTCAATTTATACTGAACATTATTCACTCATCTgagtttttttatattcatactgataaaaaaaaaaaaaaaaaattgctgcAAGTGTGTGTCAAGTGTGGAGTATATACCTCAAACCAAATTTGCAAAGCGTGTCTTATCGTCGAGGGGTTGAAGAACTACACTGATAATTCATTCCTTTACGGGAACAAAAAGAACAGCAAGAAGAGGATCTCTATAAAGTACGAGGGGGGAGAGGCGTAG
- the PmUG01_11050700 gene encoding conserved Plasmodium protein, unknown function → MGKKNDSADLVNSAYESSLSKAEENIKKGQLTLKEVKERKIYFKDVEFNVKNHMNEMTKLVKEAKLIKASTSSNIKEFYNSLIKCDELFDKLSTDDRNLRIEKMFSGIIEEINSKCKPVNL, encoded by the coding sequence aTGGGTAAAAAGAACGACAGTGCGGACTTAGTCAACAGCGCCTATGAATCATCCCTAAGCAAAGCAGAGGAGAATATAAAGAAAGGACAGTTAACTTTGAAAGAAgtgaaagaaagaaaaatttactttAAGGATGTGGAGTTTAATGTAAAGAATCATATGAACGAGATGACAAAATTGGTGAAGGAAGCAAAACTTATAAAGGCTTCAACAAGTAGTaacataaaagaattttacaACTCATTAATTAAATGCGATGAGCTTTTCGATAAGCTATCAACAGATGATAGAAACTTAAGGATCGAAAAGATGTTTAGTGGTATTATTGAAGAGATAAACAGTAAATGCAAACCTGTGAATTTGTAG
- the PmUG01_11050800 gene encoding conserved Plasmodium protein, unknown function, with protein MGSGSRVLIALGNEIRKENVANFKRGDISLMYVDYLNRKYNFGEWIKSSNINSYICEKNNVILIKPIISLLQNCSNFQYNVGKSIKNMLSYLNYNNNPKNICFIIPDTYRPTGKYKFKNYIKIHEKLGSDFYNILNSNIINNLNDTNYLQLYIGINKLHYDQSTGVNSIFHEPITEQEYKVFYKTFQLADEYFNKKILNANFVTTNFIVFKKKYPAMEPQKHFKENTSTRRYILDVYRHMYK; from the coding sequence ATGGGAAGCGGAAGCAGAGTTCTGATAGCGCTGGGAAACgaaataagaaaagaaaacgTAGCAAATTTCAAGAGGGGAGATATCAGCTTGATGTACGTGGATTACCTTAACaggaaatataattttgGTGAATGGATTAAATCGagtaatataaatagttaTATATGTGAGAAGaataatgtaattttaattaaaccGATAATATCATTACTTCAGAATTGTAgtaattttcaatataatgtTGGTaaatcaataaaaaatatgttaagctatttaaattataataataacccaaaaaatatttgttttataataccAGACACTTATAGACCAACTgggaaatataaatttaaaaattacataaaaatacatgaaaAATTAGGATCAgacttttataatattttaaattctaatataataaataatttaaatgatacaaattatttacaattatatattggTATAAACAAATTACATTATGACCAATCCACGGGAGTTAACTCAATCTTTCATGAGCCTATCACTGAACAGGAATATaaagtattttataaaacgTTTCAGTTGGCtgatgaatattttaataaaaaaattttaaatgcaAATTTTGTAACTACCAATTtcattgtttttaaaaaaaaatatcctgCTATGGAGCCTCAAAAGCATTTTAAAGAAAACACCTCAACAAGGAGATACATACTGGATGTGTACAGGCACATGTACAAGTAG